One segment of Planctomycetota bacterium DNA contains the following:
- a CDS encoding peptidoglycan recognition family protein — LAAMGTVGLVCWAAMPTRSADSGKSDGEASERSADALLESLIRTDDLAPVRNWKYLVIHHSATRSATLEAIDRWHRETLHTDDAGYHFVINNGRATGTRDGEILATPRWANQRAGAHCLVAGHPEFNEQGIGICLVGHFNREQPTAAQMASLEALVAALSARYHIPLERVNAPVRCSR, encoded by the coding sequence CCTCGCGGCGATGGGGACGGTCGGGCTGGTCTGCTGGGCGGCCATGCCGACGCGGAGCGCCGACTCCGGCAAGAGCGACGGGGAAGCGAGCGAACGGTCGGCCGACGCGCTCCTGGAGTCGCTCATCCGTACGGACGACCTGGCGCCCGTGCGGAATTGGAAGTACCTCGTCATCCACCACTCGGCGACGCGATCCGCGACGCTGGAGGCGATCGACCGCTGGCACCGCGAGACGCTACACACCGACGACGCGGGTTATCACTTCGTCATCAACAACGGCCGCGCGACAGGAACCCGCGACGGCGAAATCCTCGCGACGCCGCGATGGGCCAATCAGCGCGCCGGGGCCCACTGCCTGGTGGCGGGGCACCCGGAGTTCAACGAGCAAGGGATCGGGATCTGCCTGGTCGGCCACTTCAACCGGGAGCAGCCGACCGCCGCGCAGATGGCCAGCCTCGAGGCGCTCGTCGCCGCGCTGTCGGCCCGGTATCACATCCCGCTGGAACGCGTCAATGCCCCGGTACGCTGTTCCCGATGA
- a CDS encoding SoxR reducing system RseC family protein, translating into MRERGTVVRLSEDRAAVRLARQPGPACRQCRACQTTGGELLLWVEARDLAVGDEVTLEVPLPNVWRSIALVFGLPLAAVVAGLIIGSQWGGLQQVARLGPEGTAVAASAVLGALAFLAALVEERRFARRHRPEVVEVQHGS; encoded by the coding sequence ATGCGGGAACGCGGAACGGTTGTCCGTTTGTCGGAGGACCGCGCGGCGGTGCGCCTGGCGCGCCAGCCAGGGCCCGCCTGCCGACAGTGCCGCGCATGCCAGACCACCGGCGGCGAACTCCTCCTCTGGGTCGAGGCGCGCGACCTGGCCGTCGGCGACGAAGTGACCCTCGAAGTCCCCCTGCCGAACGTGTGGCGCAGCATCGCGCTGGTGTTCGGCCTGCCGCTGGCCGCCGTGGTGGCCGGCCTCATCATCGGGAGCCAGTGGGGCGGCTTGCAGCAGGTCGCGCGCCTGGGACCCGAGGGGACGGCTGTGGCGGCGAGCGCCGTGCTGGGGGCGCTGGCGTTTCTGGCGGCGCTCGTCGAGGAGCGGCGTTTTGCGCGGCGTCACCGGCCCGAGGTCGTCGAGGTGCAGCACGGTTCGTAG